A single genomic interval of Flavihumibacter rivuli harbors:
- a CDS encoding DUF928 domain-containing protein, which yields MRIILTIGCLLMSGLLMAQVSFQFLPEIHGRNVDGLLAVKMTNFYGERKTAVLQVVVNEEKTGKVLNITTQPFELMPGLSGLPIDAMRSAMIQFGNSPLAAMVRQSGVFGSGEYEFCFSLKDGTKGGSEELLGEQCFDQFIEPLSPLLLVEPYDAAQLCDKRPMLQWQPSLPLVPGTQYKLTLVEVLPGQTPVEAIRMNIPLINQPGIVNPILFFPPNARDLVEGKNYAWQVDAYKNGFVINRSEIWQFKLECPKEEPPVPADGYRSIEDLAKGNFYLATGKILFSMNNPYAPFLLKYSIESLTEPEQEINKLPKIMVGKGDNKIQIDLEEHPSFKSGHQYILTVELPGGTLKKLRFTYNEK from the coding sequence ATGAGAATTATTCTGACAATTGGTTGCTTATTGATGAGTGGACTGCTTATGGCACAGGTCAGCTTTCAGTTCCTTCCGGAGATCCACGGCAGGAATGTGGATGGATTATTGGCCGTAAAAATGACAAATTTTTATGGTGAAAGGAAGACGGCGGTACTGCAAGTGGTAGTGAATGAAGAAAAAACAGGTAAGGTCCTTAACATTACTACACAACCCTTTGAATTAATGCCGGGCCTTAGTGGTTTGCCCATTGATGCCATGCGGTCTGCCATGATTCAGTTCGGTAATTCACCATTGGCTGCAATGGTTCGGCAGTCCGGGGTTTTTGGTTCCGGGGAATATGAATTCTGTTTCTCCCTCAAGGATGGAACCAAGGGCGGTTCTGAAGAATTACTGGGAGAGCAATGCTTTGATCAATTCATTGAACCCTTATCTCCACTGCTATTGGTGGAGCCATATGATGCGGCGCAGTTATGTGATAAGCGACCCATGTTGCAATGGCAGCCCAGTCTTCCCCTGGTGCCTGGTACCCAATATAAGCTGACATTGGTGGAAGTTCTGCCCGGACAAACACCTGTTGAAGCTATTCGCATGAATATTCCATTGATTAATCAACCGGGTATTGTAAACCCCATTTTGTTCTTTCCCCCCAATGCTAGAGACCTGGTAGAAGGTAAGAACTATGCCTGGCAGGTTGATGCCTACAAGAATGGTTTTGTGATCAACAGGTCTGAGATCTGGCAGTTTAAACTGGAATGCCCCAAGGAGGAACCTCCCGTGCCTGCTGATGGTTATCGATCCATTGAAGATTTGGCAAAAGGAAATTTTTACCTGGCAACAGGAAAGATCCTGTTTAGCATGAACAACCCCTATGCTCCCTTCTTACTCAAGTATTCTATTGAATCACTGACAGAACCTGAACAGGAGATCAATAAATTACCCAAAATAATGGTGGGGAAAGGTGATAACAAGATTCAGATCGATCTGGAAGAACATCCTTCATTCAAAAGTGGCCACCAATACATATTAACGGTGGAATTGCCTGGTGGGACACTTAAAAAACTAAGGTTTACGTACAACGAAAAATGA
- a CDS encoding DUF5675 family protein, with the protein MELLLQRSYQAQGTNGRILYMGKHLVYTIELPWRHNIRMHSCIPEGRYRLQFRYSERHKLHLMVTGVPDRTLILIHKANDAERELRGCIAPVTRLTGQGKGEASARAFARLMRLVFNVPTHEEPIWLVVEKLPADCSL; encoded by the coding sequence ATGGAGCTCTTGCTACAGCGTTCGTACCAGGCCCAGGGTACCAACGGCAGGATCTTGTATATGGGCAAGCACCTGGTCTATACCATTGAGCTTCCCTGGCGGCATAATATCCGGATGCATTCCTGCATTCCGGAAGGCCGCTACCGCCTGCAATTCCGCTACAGCGAAAGGCACAAACTGCACCTGATGGTGACGGGTGTTCCGGACAGGACACTCATACTGATCCATAAGGCCAATGATGCGGAGCGGGAATTGCGGGGCTGTATAGCGCCGGTCACGCGGCTAACGGGCCAGGGCAAGGGCGAAGCATCGGCCAGGGCATTTGCCCGTTTGATGCGCCTCGTTTTTAATGTCCCTACCCATGAAGAACCCATCTGGCTGGTGGTGGAAAAGCTACCGGCCGATTGTTCACTTTAA
- a CDS encoding LytR/AlgR family response regulator transcription factor yields MAQQDLFIPFQNRLRRISTADIILVEAARNYCRIRTKQQHYLVQKTICDMATLLSQADFCRVHRKYIISLRHITFIERNYVMLGDTEIPIGSTFHKDFLNRLTILL; encoded by the coding sequence ATGGCACAGCAGGACTTGTTCATTCCCTTTCAAAATCGATTAAGGCGGATCTCTACGGCTGATATCATCCTGGTGGAAGCTGCCCGTAATTACTGTCGTATCAGGACCAAGCAGCAGCATTACCTGGTGCAGAAGACCATCTGTGATATGGCCACCCTGCTAAGCCAGGCTGATTTCTGCCGGGTACACCGCAAGTACATCATCTCCCTACGGCACATCACTTTTATTGAACGCAATTATGTGATGCTGGGCGATACCGAAATACCCATTGGCAGCACCTTCCACAAGGATTTTCTCAATAGGCTCACGATTCTTTTATAA
- a CDS encoding MauE/DoxX family redox-associated membrane protein, with product MRKQQNHSKLVTIIAALLILLFAYTGISKLLDQDRFLNTLEHSHLLQPYAKILPYLIPIAELIIVGGLLSPTYQRIALLASFALMALFTNYIGIMLLAEEELPCSCGGVISSLSWKNHLVFNILFLILAGIGYYLSRPRQEGEGAEHP from the coding sequence GTGAGAAAGCAGCAAAACCATAGTAAGCTGGTAACCATCATAGCCGCTCTTCTCATTCTTCTATTTGCGTATACTGGTATTAGCAAACTATTGGATCAAGATCGGTTTCTGAATACCCTTGAACACTCCCATTTACTGCAACCCTATGCCAAAATCCTGCCCTATCTTATCCCTATAGCAGAACTTATCATAGTTGGGGGTTTATTAAGTCCAACCTATCAAAGGATCGCTTTGCTGGCCTCATTTGCATTAATGGCCTTATTTACGAATTATATAGGCATCATGTTATTGGCAGAGGAGGAGCTACCCTGCAGCTGTGGTGGCGTGATCAGCAGTTTATCCTGGAAAAACCACCTGGTTTTCAATATACTATTCCTCATATTGGCTGGAATAGGATACTATTTGTCGAGGCCTAGACAAGAAGGGGAAGGAGCCGAACACCCCTAG
- a CDS encoding TlpA family protein disulfide reductase — MWKLFISGILLMPVTLFCQSKQLGIGDKLPPINVKVLKNGKLEVKPISVYYEKGGMILSFWATWCSSCIHSIKKINGQIKSSSSTVNILPITYEDASTVDRFVKVNPILKTLDLEYSVEDNALMGKLIEFKKLPHEVWVDRNGIIKAITGTEAVSSQSLALLSKGEDINVVMKTDNLKYRFGDTLPSTNGFLARSILTGYQGSLPNWIGSSMPLLYKGAKASFFCGNNQPVLSLYYAGFNDGSGVPVDTSRIILEVKDKYKLFPQLFSDDQDMDLLKDYMYCYELRSPFPMEAKELGKMIIDDLNRFFPYKGEVRKAYSKCLVLKLIDSKRLKAVAPSDAPLQAKFKKGQLIVAKNITADLLVKYLDDMLYPLRVVNGVDCLNSFDIEFGEVVPTERSLWVANINKSLEKNGLLLIEEDVLVDKLYITDK, encoded by the coding sequence ATGTGGAAATTATTTATATCTGGCATTTTACTGATGCCAGTGACATTATTTTGTCAAAGTAAACAATTAGGTATCGGTGATAAATTGCCGCCGATAAATGTAAAAGTTTTAAAGAATGGAAAACTGGAAGTCAAGCCTATTTCTGTATACTATGAGAAGGGGGGAATGATCCTTAGTTTTTGGGCAACCTGGTGTTCTTCATGTATTCATAGTATAAAAAAGATTAACGGACAAATCAAGAGTTCTTCCTCAACTGTCAATATTCTTCCAATAACTTACGAGGATGCTTCTACTGTTGATAGGTTTGTTAAGGTGAATCCGATCCTTAAGACCTTAGACCTTGAGTATTCAGTAGAGGATAATGCCCTTATGGGTAAACTTATTGAATTTAAGAAGCTTCCACATGAGGTATGGGTTGATAGAAATGGTATCATAAAGGCTATTACAGGTACGGAAGCAGTTTCATCTCAAAGCCTTGCTCTGCTATCTAAGGGAGAGGACATTAATGTAGTAATGAAGACGGATAACTTGAAATACCGTTTTGGTGATACCTTACCATCAACTAACGGATTTTTAGCTCGTTCAATATTAACTGGCTATCAGGGCAGCCTTCCAAACTGGATAGGAAGCTCAATGCCTTTGCTATATAAAGGGGCTAAGGCCAGCTTTTTTTGTGGAAATAACCAGCCTGTTTTAAGCTTATACTATGCTGGTTTTAATGATGGCTCAGGAGTTCCAGTAGATACATCCAGGATTATTTTAGAAGTTAAGGATAAGTATAAATTGTTTCCACAATTATTTTCTGATGATCAGGATATGGATTTATTGAAGGATTATATGTATTGTTATGAATTAAGGTCCCCGTTCCCAATGGAAGCTAAGGAATTGGGTAAGATGATTATTGATGATTTGAATAGATTCTTTCCATATAAAGGGGAAGTTAGAAAGGCATATAGTAAGTGCCTGGTTCTGAAATTAATTGATTCAAAACGATTAAAAGCAGTAGCTCCTTCTGACGCACCGTTACAAGCTAAATTCAAAAAAGGGCAACTTATTGTAGCAAAGAATATTACTGCAGATTTACTTGTGAAATATTTGGACGATATGCTTTATCCTTTGCGAGTAGTGAATGGGGTTGATTGTTTGAATTCATTTGATATTGAATTTGGGGAAGTGGTTCCAACTGAGAGGAGTTTATGGGTTGCTAATATCAACAAGAGTTTGGAAAAAAATGGGTTATTGCTAATAGAGGAAGATGTATTGGTTGATAAGCTTTATATTACCGATAAATAA
- a CDS encoding RagB/SusD family nutrient uptake outer membrane protein has translation MRLPKIIVGIFLVAHIMGCEKMVEVAPPKYELTGDMIFSNRENAEAYLANVYTKAAQAAFPYVSNPMNLYCDDIVYNGNNASLLEFYQGLVNPINLINENQWKSIFATIYYANNWLNAEGKLSAIPLDVRNQITGELLTLRAKSYFDLMVLYGEVPLVLTADFNQSAKLNNADSAVLVSQMYKDLFSAMPYLNGNYPSSDRVRINKFVAQAYLARLALYNKEWELAYNYSDSIINSGLYSLEKLDRVFKVGSDETLFCYWNKAGYTDYGLSYVTDPGVVPEYSISENLLKEFGSDDLRSKIWLNDDIQNQLKTPFKYRNRSEVVNGESEYLVDIRLSEIYLIRAEASANLGNLTLALKDLNEVRRRAGCESLPAIVSYSEFLEQLLLERRRELFTEGYLRFYDLKRNGKMDSLLGYKPSWKAHCVRLPFPYNEILNNANLRQNPGY, from the coding sequence ATGCGATTACCAAAAATAATTGTAGGAATATTTCTTGTAGCCCATATAATGGGCTGTGAAAAAATGGTTGAAGTTGCTCCTCCGAAGTATGAGTTAACCGGGGATATGATCTTTTCAAATAGAGAGAATGCTGAGGCTTATTTGGCGAATGTATATACTAAAGCTGCTCAAGCGGCATTCCCATATGTCTCGAACCCTATGAATTTGTACTGTGATGATATTGTATATAACGGTAACAATGCTTCACTCCTTGAGTTTTATCAGGGATTGGTTAATCCTATAAACTTAATAAATGAAAATCAATGGAAGTCAATTTTTGCGACTATCTACTATGCAAATAATTGGCTTAATGCTGAAGGAAAATTGAGTGCTATTCCATTAGATGTAAGAAATCAAATAACTGGTGAGTTACTTACTTTGAGGGCCAAAAGTTATTTTGACTTAATGGTCCTATATGGAGAAGTTCCATTGGTACTGACAGCCGATTTTAACCAATCTGCTAAATTGAATAATGCTGATTCAGCTGTTTTAGTTTCCCAGATGTATAAAGATCTATTCTCCGCAATGCCCTATCTTAATGGTAATTATCCCTCATCTGACAGGGTTCGTATTAATAAGTTTGTTGCGCAAGCCTATTTAGCCCGGCTAGCTTTATATAATAAGGAGTGGGAACTGGCATATAATTACTCAGATTCAATCATAAACAGTGGATTGTATTCTTTGGAAAAGCTTGATAGGGTTTTCAAAGTTGGTAGTGATGAGACATTGTTTTGCTATTGGAACAAGGCTGGATATACGGATTATGGTTTGTCATATGTGACCGATCCAGGTGTCGTTCCCGAGTACTCAATTTCTGAAAATCTTTTGAAAGAGTTTGGATCTGATGATTTAAGATCTAAAATATGGTTGAATGATGATATTCAGAACCAATTGAAAACACCCTTTAAATATAGGAATAGATCTGAGGTTGTTAATGGAGAGAGCGAATACTTAGTTGATATTCGATTGTCGGAGATTTATTTAATAAGAGCTGAGGCGAGTGCAAATTTGGGCAACCTAACTCTGGCTTTGAAAGATTTAAATGAAGTTAGAAGACGTGCAGGTTGTGAAAGTTTGCCTGCTATTGTTTCATACAGCGAATTCCTTGAGCAGCTTTTATTAGAAAGACGAAGGGAGCTTTTTACTGAAGGTTATTTGCGATTTTATGATTTGAAACGGAATGGTAAGATGGATTCATTGCTTGGTTACAAACCTAGCTGGAAGGCACATTGTGTCCGCTTGCCATTTCCCTACAATGAAATTCTCAATAATGCTAATCTAAGGCAAAATCCAGGATATTAA
- a CDS encoding SusC/RagA family TonB-linked outer membrane protein, whose protein sequence is MKLLGILLFVVCLDLHANLHAQEIRLRFNQAKLETVLRSVEQQSQYRFIYSSEAMAKTNPVTIDLVTSDIHQVLKICLTNQPLSFTLEESIIILKYLEKPTTVPQQSPPFQGLLLDEQGQPVVGATITVKGTDRSAMSDEKGQFSLVVSQPGDVLVITSVAFETLEWPVKGRSGFTFRLQKKVSDLDEAVVKGYYKSTKRLNTGSVSTITAKVLESQPVSNPLSAIQGRATGVYINTQNGLPGGNITVQIRGQNSLNAGNEPLYVVDGVPFVSAPLNQGASIMTTDAVGAISPLNSINPKDIESIQILKDADATAIYGARGSNGVVLITTKKASSGKLRLSVDLQHGFSEVAQIPQLLSLKDYLMLRREAFRNDGITPTASNAPDLVRWDTSKGVNWADYYLGNRASLTNGQLSLTGGNNHSNFQLSGHYRTEGSVLPGNNTFERYGANFRYHFNTPGNKFYADYSGTYSNTFSDQLAISGTSTVSLAPNIQLYNQDGSYSWQGISGNLHPIAMLNLRSKSATEFFQNNIQMGAKLTKNIMVKLNAGLSRMDLNQRVLYPKSALNPAFSSAGYANFGDFSTKTIILEPQLDFSKGFNWIDVNATLGGSWQHSNTEGLTIMASEYTNDYLLENPGAAGKQYYYPSEAKYKYASVFARFNANIRDRYLINIVGRRDGSSRFGPGKQYGNFGAIGIGWLFSNTQLVKNELRWLNYGKIRASYGLIGNDQIGDYSYLETYSNLEEYQGIIGLNPDRFANALFGWETNRKLEIAAELGFFQNRVNATIAWYRNISNNQLLEYPIPFLSGPFGSVQANQDASIENSGVEIDASVVLIRKQNLQWSINGNITFLRNRLLEYPALENSSFSYRYQIGKDVSIIRGFDYDGIDPNTGLPVYIDYNKDGLIRDFDDYSIIGKNTPANYGGFGSTLSWKGLQFDLFFQFASKQERGLPPSFGTMANRPTRVLERWQNPGDITDVPLASTRRRVEITRLGVSDAVWYNASYVRFKNLSIGYQWEDDWFKKLRIQRCKVYFDAQNIFSWFKNDYLFDPETSNTGIAPLRSFVMGVQLNF, encoded by the coding sequence ATGAAACTCCTGGGCATCCTGCTATTTGTCGTCTGCCTTGACCTGCATGCTAACCTGCATGCACAGGAGATCAGGCTTCGCTTTAACCAGGCTAAGCTGGAAACCGTCTTGCGGTCAGTAGAACAGCAAAGCCAATACCGCTTTATTTATAGTTCTGAGGCTATGGCCAAAACCAACCCGGTAACGATTGACCTGGTCACCTCGGATATTCACCAGGTGCTGAAAATCTGTTTAACCAACCAGCCTCTCAGTTTTACCCTTGAGGAGTCGATCATCATTTTGAAGTACCTGGAAAAACCAACGACCGTACCGCAGCAGTCACCACCTTTCCAGGGGCTGCTGCTGGACGAGCAAGGCCAACCTGTTGTTGGGGCAACCATTACGGTAAAAGGCACTGATCGCTCTGCCATGTCCGATGAAAAAGGGCAGTTTTCTCTTGTTGTGTCGCAACCCGGTGATGTTTTGGTCATCACCAGTGTTGCATTTGAAACCCTGGAGTGGCCGGTAAAGGGCCGCTCCGGTTTCACCTTTCGCTTACAGAAGAAAGTATCCGACCTGGATGAGGCGGTGGTGAAGGGGTATTATAAATCCACGAAGAGATTAAATACAGGGTCTGTTTCCACAATAACAGCCAAAGTACTAGAGTCGCAGCCAGTATCCAATCCGCTCAGTGCAATACAAGGAAGGGCAACAGGAGTATATATTAATACTCAGAATGGTCTTCCGGGTGGTAATATTACTGTACAGATTAGGGGCCAGAATTCGTTAAATGCAGGTAATGAACCATTATACGTGGTGGATGGGGTCCCATTCGTATCAGCTCCTTTGAATCAGGGTGCTTCAATCATGACAACAGATGCTGTTGGTGCAATTAGCCCATTAAATAGCATCAACCCAAAGGATATAGAAAGTATTCAAATTCTTAAGGATGCTGATGCTACTGCAATTTATGGGGCAAGAGGTTCAAATGGAGTTGTTCTGATTACCACAAAGAAAGCTAGCTCGGGGAAGTTGAGATTGTCAGTTGATTTACAACATGGCTTCAGTGAAGTAGCACAGATTCCTCAACTGCTATCATTGAAGGATTATCTTATGTTAAGGCGTGAGGCCTTTCGCAATGACGGTATAACACCCACGGCAAGTAATGCCCCTGATTTAGTAAGATGGGATACCTCTAAAGGAGTCAATTGGGCCGACTATTATCTTGGAAACAGGGCTTCGCTTACAAACGGTCAGTTAAGTTTGACAGGAGGTAATAACCATTCCAACTTTCAGTTGAGTGGTCATTATAGAACGGAGGGGTCCGTTTTGCCAGGAAATAACACATTTGAACGTTATGGTGCAAATTTCCGCTATCATTTTAACACACCTGGTAATAAATTTTACGCTGATTACTCAGGCACTTATTCAAATACATTTAGCGATCAGCTTGCTATCAGTGGTACTTCAACTGTGAGTCTTGCGCCAAATATTCAGCTGTATAATCAAGATGGTTCATATTCCTGGCAAGGAATAAGTGGTAATCTACATCCTATTGCAATGTTGAATTTGAGATCTAAATCAGCTACAGAGTTTTTTCAAAACAATATTCAAATGGGAGCAAAACTTACCAAAAATATAATGGTCAAGTTAAACGCGGGGCTTTCCCGAATGGATTTGAACCAGAGGGTACTTTACCCGAAATCTGCGTTAAATCCGGCATTTTCAAGTGCTGGTTATGCAAATTTCGGAGACTTCAGTACAAAAACTATTATCCTTGAGCCTCAGCTAGATTTTTCAAAAGGCTTTAATTGGATAGATGTTAACGCAACCCTTGGAGGTTCATGGCAGCATTCAAATACAGAGGGCTTAACCATAATGGCATCTGAGTATACTAATGATTATTTATTGGAGAACCCAGGGGCAGCCGGCAAACAATACTATTATCCTAGTGAGGCAAAATATAAATATGCCTCAGTATTTGCGCGGTTCAATGCGAATATCAGAGATAGGTACCTTATCAATATCGTTGGTCGAAGGGATGGATCATCAAGATTTGGACCTGGAAAACAATATGGAAACTTCGGTGCAATTGGAATAGGTTGGCTATTTAGTAATACGCAATTGGTTAAGAATGAACTGCGCTGGTTAAATTATGGAAAAATCAGGGCTAGCTATGGCTTGATTGGTAATGATCAGATCGGCGACTACAGTTACCTGGAAACATATAGTAATCTGGAAGAGTACCAGGGAATTATCGGGTTAAATCCAGACAGGTTTGCAAATGCCTTATTTGGCTGGGAAACCAACAGGAAGTTGGAGATAGCTGCAGAACTTGGTTTTTTTCAAAATAGAGTAAATGCAACTATCGCCTGGTATAGAAATATTAGTAATAATCAGTTATTGGAATATCCAATCCCATTTTTAAGCGGTCCTTTTGGTTCTGTTCAGGCAAATCAGGATGCTTCCATTGAGAACAGTGGGGTTGAAATAGACGCTAGTGTCGTACTGATCAGAAAGCAGAACCTTCAATGGTCAATTAACGGTAATATTACTTTTTTAAGGAATAGGCTATTAGAGTATCCTGCTCTTGAAAATTCCAGTTTTTCCTATCGGTATCAAATTGGAAAGGATGTTTCCATCATACGAGGTTTTGATTATGATGGTATAGATCCCAACACAGGTTTGCCAGTCTATATTGATTACAACAAGGACGGTTTAATTCGGGACTTTGATGATTATTCGATCATAGGAAAAAATACCCCTGCCAATTATGGCGGTTTTGGTTCCACCTTAAGCTGGAAAGGACTCCAATTTGATCTATTTTTTCAATTTGCAAGCAAACAGGAGAGAGGTTTACCTCCAAGTTTTGGAACTATGGCGAATCGCCCTACTAGGGTTCTTGAAAGGTGGCAAAATCCAGGTGACATTACAGACGTTCCCCTTGCTTCAACACGTAGAAGAGTTGAAATTACCAGGTTAGGAGTTTCTGATGCTGTATGGTATAATGCTTCATATGTAAGGTTTAAAAACTTATCTATTGGCTATCAATGGGAAGATGATTGGTTCAAGAAACTTAGGATCCAGCGATGTAAGGTTTATTTTGATGCGCAGAATATTTTTTCCTGGTTTAAGAATGACTACCTGTTTGATCCAGAAACCAGTAATACAGGTATTGCTCCGCTAAGGTCTTTTGTAATGGGTGTTCAATTAAACTTTTAA
- a CDS encoding FecR family protein — protein sequence MEQQGNQHPWSNQDQAHRVAYLVAGFIRKDLSPAERDELDEWLLEDAANLRLFEHLTDENELGNTLSWFQQLDTEKKLAESKADPRFHQPVLAKQPTYWPYWMAAAVIVVMLAFWWLQTRMAMPKDPEMGNIATTEIPPGSAQAVLVMENGKKVNLNETAKDTILEHGVQVKRSFGELVYPSQPQAMTMAMHRLIVPRKGMYKAVLPDGTRVWLNASSSLSYPNQFAGKERRVELTGEGYFEVVSDPARPFIVRTGEEETTVLGTRFNIRAYETGKQVTSLVEGKVKLNKGTISKVLIPGQQASFDQDHWAVNSYDQEQLLGWINDIFLFRNTPVKDVMEELARWYDIEPVFKDKLDFHLNATIPRHLPLTKLLSVLEKTGHGHYRLEGRTIIITR from the coding sequence ATGGAACAGCAAGGAAATCAGCATCCATGGTCAAACCAGGACCAGGCCCATCGGGTCGCTTACCTGGTGGCGGGTTTTATCCGGAAAGACCTGTCACCTGCTGAACGCGATGAACTTGATGAATGGCTATTGGAAGATGCTGCTAACCTGAGACTGTTCGAACATTTGACCGATGAAAATGAATTGGGTAATACGTTATCCTGGTTCCAACAGCTGGATACTGAAAAGAAACTAGCCGAAAGTAAGGCCGATCCTCGCTTTCATCAACCAGTACTGGCGAAGCAACCTACCTACTGGCCCTATTGGATGGCAGCAGCTGTGATAGTAGTGATGCTTGCTTTCTGGTGGTTGCAAACTCGCATGGCTATGCCAAAGGATCCGGAAATGGGAAATATAGCAACTACGGAAATTCCACCTGGTTCCGCACAGGCTGTATTGGTAATGGAAAACGGTAAAAAAGTCAATCTGAATGAAACTGCAAAGGATACCATCCTTGAGCATGGCGTTCAGGTAAAGCGATCTTTCGGGGAATTGGTGTATCCTTCCCAACCCCAGGCAATGACCATGGCCATGCATCGGTTGATTGTACCCCGTAAAGGAATGTATAAGGCTGTACTGCCAGATGGTACCAGGGTTTGGTTGAATGCCTCTTCTAGTCTGAGTTACCCCAACCAGTTCGCAGGGAAGGAAAGAAGGGTAGAGCTAACCGGGGAAGGTTATTTTGAAGTAGTGAGTGATCCGGCCAGACCATTTATAGTTCGAACAGGAGAGGAGGAGACCACGGTGTTGGGTACCCGATTTAATATCAGGGCCTATGAAACCGGTAAGCAGGTCACCAGCCTGGTGGAAGGAAAAGTTAAGCTGAATAAAGGGACCATTAGTAAGGTATTGATTCCAGGCCAGCAGGCCAGTTTTGACCAGGATCATTGGGCGGTCAATAGCTATGACCAGGAACAGCTTTTAGGATGGATCAACGATATTTTCCTGTTCAGGAATACCCCGGTAAAAGACGTGATGGAGGAATTGGCGCGTTGGTACGATATCGAACCGGTCTTTAAGGATAAATTGGATTTTCATTTGAACGCTACCATACCTCGCCATTTACCACTCACCAAACTCTTGTCCGTACTCGAGAAAACAGGCCATGGGCATTATCGCCTCGAAGGCCGAACCATCATTATTACTCGTTAG
- a CDS encoding RNA polymerase sigma factor, with translation MAEELPYSYDEMAADFRAGKESAYDHFFRQYHAPLCYMAYRILQDQQAAEDVVQDCFLKLWLQRHQMQDTRQVVAYLYTTVRNAAIDAQRKGNVRDRNEAAYANLTDSPVSLADDHLLIEAETLRRLYSSIDQLPPRIREVVELHFLQDKSYREISELLQTSPETIRKQKARALAILKQLLMFCLFFSR, from the coding sequence ATGGCGGAAGAGCTTCCTTATTCTTATGATGAAATGGCGGCAGATTTCAGGGCCGGAAAGGAATCGGCTTATGATCATTTTTTCCGCCAATACCACGCACCGCTTTGCTATATGGCCTATAGGATCCTCCAGGATCAACAGGCGGCTGAAGATGTGGTACAGGACTGCTTTCTCAAGCTATGGCTCCAGCGCCATCAGATGCAAGATACCCGCCAGGTAGTGGCTTATCTCTATACTACTGTCCGCAATGCGGCTATTGATGCCCAACGGAAAGGCAATGTCAGGGATAGGAATGAAGCGGCTTATGCTAACCTTACCGACTCACCGGTAAGCCTGGCCGATGACCACTTACTTATTGAGGCCGAAACACTTCGACGCCTATATAGTAGTATAGACCAACTTCCTCCCAGGATCCGCGAAGTGGTAGAACTTCATTTCCTGCAGGATAAGTCCTATCGGGAGATCAGTGAACTGCTGCAGACCAGCCCGGAAACCATCCGGAAGCAAAAGGCAAGGGCGCTAGCCATTCTCAAACAATTATTGATGTTTTGCCTATTTTTTTCCCGCTAG
- a CDS encoding helix-turn-helix domain-containing protein — MSENQYIAIRKSIGAQFKKHRLRKKLSYRQLDAITGIDYSWISKFEKGQVNFEIDSLIKLCSGLKIQLGELMDFKHGYVDE; from the coding sequence ATGTCTGAAAATCAATATATAGCTATTAGAAAGAGTATTGGTGCACAGTTTAAAAAACACAGGCTTAGAAAAAAACTTAGCTACAGGCAGCTCGATGCAATCACTGGTATAGACTATAGTTGGATCAGTAAGTTTGAAAAAGGACAGGTCAATTTTGAAATAGATAGCTTAATAAAGCTTTGTTCCGGCTTAAAAATTCAACTGGGTGAATTGATGGATTTTAAGCATGGCTATGTGGATGAATAA